TAAATTTTCGGAAAATacgtttttaaagttttatatataccaaaatatggtgtcaatgaaacaactaagtaacaactaaaaaacaacaataagacaacaactaaacattaacccTATTTTTTTAGTCAAAATATATCTGCAGACAACTAAACAACAAATAGACAACAACTGAacaactataaataaacttaaacaactaaaaaccaacatgaaaacaactatatataaaatctaaacaacgcaaaaacaacaataagaaaacaactaaacattaactcACTACATACTACACACATTTAAAAACAACAAATGAAGAACAACTAGAAGTCAACCCATTGCATACTaacatgtttttttatttataaaaaaatcaaaatatatcttaaacatataaacaataattagacatcaacacaacaatagaacaactatatataaacttaaaacaactaaaaatcaatgtgaaaacaactatacataaatctaaacaactaaaaaacaacgtGAAAACAACTATGCATAaatctaaacaactaaaaaactcaacacaaaaacaacccaacatatattaaatataaactgAAATTATAAGTATACTTAAAATACTTAAATTTCataacttaagaaattaaataatcaatataaaatgtgaaCCAGAGGAAAATTGGGATTTTGCCTTGTGAAAAATGGGTCCCAATAGAGACCCTAAAGAAAAGTGGGTCCCAATAAAGACTTTTTTTTCTTCTGCTAAGTCCAATAAAGACTTTCCTAGTTTGTTGTTGTACACTCCCGCTTCTTCTCCATTCCTCCATTACCAACCCACCACTTCAACCTTTCATTTTCAAGGTTCTCCTCTTTAATCCTGATTACCTCTGAGTCTAACCCAGTTGAATTCTGCCGAAGATGGTGGTGTCAAGGTGAGATTTGTCAGACCAAGATCATCTCGAAAAAACGTCGAACGTTCCTTCAAGTTCAAGCAGCTGCCGATGACTCAATGACTTTATTCGTCAAGCACAAGAATACATCACCTGagaggatgcccagattggggCGATCGGAGTACACGCCACTTTCCCAATTTTGAACACGCCTGGCCCCTTGGCTTCGGGAATCCAATATTCTCCTTACGCTCTTGTCCAATTAAGCTTGGGGGGAGTCCAACCCAACCAAATTGTTTTGCCTTCTGGTTTTAGCGCCATGCCAACTCCAGGATTCAGTGTGGCTCCAACAGAATATGGGGCAATGCCCGCTGGATACAAtgcttttcagcctgcattcagtgctAGAGTTGCTGCTCCATCCCAACTTGCTGAATCCAGTTGAGCTCTTGATAGTAGTAGACGCGGGGGGAAGGGCAAGGGACAGAGGCCTAAGGGAAATGGAATCACACAGGCCGAGCAAGGAGCTACCTCTggcgagaagtatgtctcgcaATAATCCAAATATAGCGACTTGGTATACTCCCGAGAAAATATCTTCATGGCCATGGCACAACACGTTCACTATAGGAAGTCGCAACCCATCTATGGcaaaaatgaggttgtgagggattgaaccccttacctcttgaaaaaggaagggctctccaaaccaataagccaaaggagtaaggtgaaaatattaggccatgcatgaaggcctatttacaAGAATCAAGgggaatagtctacaagagcacctaaaggtcctctcctagactggggggcaagtgtagacgCTCAGTATTCCGtgcccataaaagaaccaagccCTGCGAGACAACCCCGCGTGCCTAAGCTCACGCCCCAGCAGCatcggcctcgcgtggcctcgcatCCAAGCGAGGCCCTTGATGCACGGGCCTcatgtccgagcgaggcccctgatgcgcacgcctcgcgtccgagcgaggcccctggtgcgcccgCCTCGCGTCggagcgaggcccctggtgcgcccgCCTTGCGTCCGAGCGAGCCCCGCGCCTCGCGTCCAAGCGAGGCCCTTGATGcgcgccccgcctcgcgtccgagcgaggcccctgatacACGCGCCCACCTCGCGCCCCGAGCGAACCGCACCATCACATGGCCATGCGTGAGGAGGAGGGCCTCGTGAGCAGCTAGAGAGTTGCGCCATCAATAAgacttccaagggggcctcgcgaaggaataggagccacaccacctggtggccacgcgagtggagccatgcaccaagggagcCGCACCACTAAGGGGGTCGTAAGGAGggcgtctcgccacgcatccttagacatccgtcaaggccacatgcctatcgcctaGGCTCGTGGGTGATCTCGGggggcttcaggcatctcgtgccaaggacccaagatccccACCTCACGCCACGACCTTTACACACACCAAGGgccccattccttacaccttgagacccctatgcttagaggctccagtacgagtcgaatggaacatacttgtacgatctagtactgagtacggacaccagtaccagtgggagagtgggagtgttggaataagagtgatggcccgtacgcctacggccaggagtcagagtcgacaccactaccacctgcgccactatgtctaccaccactcatcagacatgggtacggacaagtagtggaggcatcctcctgacacctgtccctgtactggatgtacatCCACAACCTTTGAATCCACCCtcttgacagagtacttatgtacccctttggtccccaggaccaccatgtacccagggccattagagcctactataaaatgaactctaaccccacctgaaggggggttggaaaatttactgtagcacatgcttgagagtgaatgaaagattgatttctccattgttattctgtcattgttcttgagttattacttaaatttctacagcttttttattAAGGATCCTTACTTGATAGTTTTTTTCAattcaacttagttgacgagttctcaccgtcaacagaagtcgaccaagcctaaagcccctaggggtggtcggccccagtgtgtccaagagcccctaggagttgtcggcctgacccctaccccagggatggttggccccagtatgcccaaggacccctaggggtggttagcCTGaacccaacccctagggtggtcggcctgacatgctcaagaaccaccaaGATGGttggcctgacatgctcaagaaccacctgggtggtcggtccaccctattcttcatagggtggtcggcctaaaccccaagtatacttcactgagaaatactcactctcgttcaaactgagatcaacaggcctagcacccagaaggtcacaggcctagcacctatgCTTAGGTCGTCggacctagcacctaagtctcatataccaattgagatgataaggtcatttttttattaatatttgttaagtttttctatgcttggatggtgttatgataacatttttaatagttttaactaagtttcgtgattctacaacatattttctacgttgcgttttatgatgataaatctgacattttgatggcaagtgtagttaaaataaagttttaggagtattcaaagctttcgggattgaaatgtggaagtggtggcaacgtggaagctatctaagatcaagaattgaagaaattggaggtaggccgcggctcaaaaaactcaggccgcggcacTTTAAATGGAAATTGCACTTTCAGAATTTTTTCTTCCAGACAGGCCACTGCCTATGGTGCCAGGCCGCTGCGCGTAATTTCCAGGGTGCTGCCTGAGGGACAGATTTAGGCACAGATTTTGTTCTAGGCCGCGGCTCGCGAcgtcgttttcagatttttttattacatttttaattagaatttaattgagactataaaggTTGATTAGGTTTAATTTAAGGGGGGTCTTTATGACGGttttaagagagaaaaagactgagaaagggctgaagagaagactacaagactacattacttttgttcatcaatctagtttcttttcttcccttaatctcattaattttaattataattatgtttgtgattatgattactattatggagtaggttctttttaggttaagggttaattcaaaacccaagacatgaattcttgattattgataatgaatattgttcttcaatttctctcaatattagattgtttatatttttccaattgaatgttatgaatcttgtaatttcttgttaggtggccaactaattaaggttttacattgttcaattgtcatcttagaattactactcatctaatagtttaggattctaagtgtatgtgataaattacaattgatagttatgtcaaaagaattgttgattgtgatgaaaaatagaacttaggttaaatgaattatatgcttcattaatttattgcctagattaacttgtttccatagaacttaatgctttatctaagttaaatagattgtatgcttcatagatttattgcttagataaaagagttaattgttgagcgcttcgccttgattacttataatagggagactgggataattgactgcttcagcgttatctgcggggttaatagtttaattgagaaattggaataatatttattattagtgattatgaatgattgttgagggtggatattaacctttaactgcttcttaatatcgtaatatcaatctttaatTCCTTTCTAGTTTAtgctatttaattttgagttaaaaatcaaaatctccttttaagttttagtgttaattcttgaataataaagtgaacgatagtcctcatGGGTTCGACCTATTcttgctattatactaaaataattggaagtattgaaagaaaaatcattgttaaatttgtgtggtatacgacagccatcaaatttttggcgccgttgccgggggactattgttattctctttgttattcaaatttatttatttgagaCTAATTAGTTTTTACTGTGGAATTATCAGGTGTATATGTCTGGTGAGGACGATACTCAAGAAAGGTTATCTAGGCTTAAACAATATCTTGAGTCATCGTCAGCTTCTCGTTCTTCAAGGATTATTACCGATAATCCGCTCTTTCAACGTCTTGCTCCACAAGAAAATCCTATTAAAGTGCCATTACCGTCTGACAACGAATTTGATTCTGACGATTCAGTTCGATCCTATAGAACAATGGCCCAGCAAAGGACATTGAAAGAGCTGGCAGCGCCAAATCTTGACCAACAACCACTATGCATCCAGTATCCACCGTTGGATGTAAACTTTGAGCTGAAATCGGGCCTCATCCACTTATTGCCTTCTTTCCATGGGCTGCCTGGTGAGGATCCGAATAAACATTTGAAGGAGTTTCATATTGTCTGTTCTAGTATGAAACCCGCTGCAGTGACTGAGGAACAAATTAAGCCGcaagcttttcctttctccctaAAGGATGCAACTAAAGAGTGGTTGTACTATCTTCCACCTGGTACTGTTGAAACTTGGAATGGTATGAAGACTATGTTCCTAGAATGATACTTTCCAGCATCTAAAGTTGGAAGCATCAGGAAAGAGATCTGTGGAATAAGGTAGTATACAGGAGAGTCTTTGTATGAATATTGGGAAAGATTTAAGAGGTTGTGTGCTAGTTGCCCTCATCATCAGATAAGTGAACAACTCCTCATTcaatacttttatgaaggattacaatCACTGGATAGGAGTATGATTGATGCAGCCAGTGGGGGTGCACTAGTTGATAAGACTGCTACTGCAGCcaggagcttgatttctaatatggctgCTAACTCACAATAGTTTGGCATTTTTCAAGATCCTGTTCCACCACCCAAATCAGCTAATGAAGTGACCACCTCTAATGCTAATCAGCTGGGTCAACAATTGGCTCAATTAACTGCAGTGGTCCAACAACTAGCTTTGGGCCAACAGGTGCGGCCATGTGGAATCTGTCAAGTTGTGGGGCACCCTACTGATACGTGCCCTACTCTAGTGGAGGGAGAAACTGAGGGTGTTAACGCTGAAGGAAATTTCCTTGGTCAATTACGTCAGATGTATTATGAACCATTTTCACAAACTTATAATCCTGGCTGGCGTGATCACCCAAATCTTCGTTATGGGAATCAATAACAAATAGCTCCACAACCAACATCAGCGAGACCACCTGGTTTCACTATACAACAGAGGTCTCAAAATAATTATGTACCTAGACCATCACAACCACCGCaagctgctccaccaccaagtgcCAAACCTTCTACTGAGGATTTAATCAATGCACTTGCTACAAATACTCTTCAATTTCAGCAAACCACCCAAGCTTCCATCAAAAGTTTGGAGAATCAGGTAGGACAATTAGCAGCATCATATAACAGGTTGGAAGATCATCTGTCAAATAAATTTCCTTCACAACCTGAGATGAATCCCAAGGAGAATGCTAGTGCAGTAACTTTGCGAAGTGGGACGCAATATGATCCACCTAGTCCTCCAATGCCCAGTAAATTGTCATCCAAGCCACAAGTTGATTGCTCAGTTAAAGAAGATGTTCCTCCAAAGACAACCACCCCTACACAACTAAGCCCTAAGCCTACTTTTGTCATTCCACCTCCATTCCCAAGCAGACTAAAGAAGActaaaaaggaagaggttgacaaggaaATTCTTGATACCTTCCGAAAGGTAGAAGTGAATATTCCTCTTCTTGACGCTATTAAACAAGTGCCGCGTTATGCCAAGTTTTTGAAAGAGTTGTGCACTAATAAGCGTAAGTTGAGGGTTAATGAAAAAAgttagtgtgggggagaatgtttctgcagttcttcaaaagaagcttccaccaaagtgtaaggatcctggTACTTTTACTATCCCTTGCACTATTGGTAATAAAAGAATTAAGCGTTGTATGTTGGATTTGGGAGCCTctatcaatgtcatgccattctccatttatgcttcattgaatctcggtccacttgaagaaacaggggtgattattcaacttgctgataggtcgaatgcttatcccaggggtgtaatagaagatgttttagttcaagtaaatgaattggtgtttccggctgatttttatgttcttgatatggaagatgaatctattccatgctccactccaattttgttggggagaccattcatgaaaactgcgagaactaagattgatgtgcatgacggtacgttgaccatggaatttgatggggagacaattcgatttaatatttttgaggctatgaggTATCCAAGTGATGTACACGCTGTTTACTCTCTTGATGTGTTGGATATCCTTTCTAAACGAGTTTTAGATTTGCATAATGAAGATTGTTTGGAGGTTGTGTTGAGAGAGCATCTTGTGTTGACTGATGAAGATTTGTCTCATGAGATCATGGATGTCATAACCACACTCAATAGTGGTTTTGACAAGACTTTTAAGAAGGTTGCATTTCTTAATTTGCCGATTTCTAATGAGAAATTGCAGCCATCAATTATTCAAGCTCCTACACTTGAATTGAAGCCAATTCCGGAGCATCTCAAATATGTTTACTTAGGGAGGAACGAGACACTTCCAGTTATAATTGCACAAGATCTTAATCAAGTCCAAGAAGAAAAATTAATGAGAGTACTCCAAGAATATAAAACAGCCATTGGTTGGTCTATTGCTGATATTAAGGGGATTAGCCCTTCTATGTGCATGCACCGAATTTTACTTGAAGAAGGGTCTAAACCAACATGTGAGGCGCAACGGAGATTGAATCCACCTATGATGGAGGTTGTGAAAAAGGAGATACTGAAGCTCCTTAGTGTGGGTATTATTTACCCAATTTTAGACAGTCAATGGGTGAGTCCTGTTCAGGTAGTGCCAAAGAAGTCTGGAATCACAGTGGTAAAAAATGATGAAAACGAGCTGGTACCAAAAAGAATGCAAACCGGGTGGCGAGTTTGTATAGATTACCAAAAGTTGAATGCGGCAACCCGTAAAGATCACTTTCCATTACCtttcattgatcaaatgcttgagaGGTTAGCGGGTCAtccttattattattttcttgacAGTTATTCGGGATATAATCAAATTGCTATAGCTCCTgaagatcaagagaagacaacctTCACATGCCCTTTTGGTACATTCGCTTTTCGACGTATGCtgtttgggttatgtaatgctcctaCCACATTTCAGCGATGTATGATGAGCATTTTTTTGGAATATATTGAAAACATCATTGaggtttttatggatgattttagtgTTTATGGTGACTCATTTGATCGCTGCCTTCATAATCTCACTTTGGTACTCCAGCGATGTATTGAAACTAAccttgtgcttaattgggaaaaatgccattttatggtaaacCAAGGTATAGTTTTGGGTCATGTGATTTCAGTCAAGGGAATAGAGGTCGATAAGGCAAAGATTGATTTAATTCGTTCTCTACCATCTCCAACTAGTGTGAAAGAAGTGAGATCATTCCTTGGGCATGCTGGGTTTTATCAGAGATTTATAAAGGATTTCTCTAAAATTTCCACACCATTATGCAACCTTCTTCAAAAAGATGTAAAGTTCAAGTTTAATGAAAAATTTTAGTGGCTTTCAACTTATTAAAAGAGTCTTTGACTACAGCTTCTATAATTCAGCCACCGAATTGGGAGCTACCATTTGAACgcatgtgtgatgcaagtgactatGCCGTGGGTGCTGTTCTTGGGCAGCGAGTTGACAAGCTTCCTCATGTTATATATTATGCTTCTCGCACTCTTAAtgatgctcaacttaattattccACCACTGAAAAAGAGCTCTTGGCGGTCATTTTTTCCTTGGAAAAGTTTTGGTCATACTTGATTGGAACTAAAGTGATTGTTTATACCGACCATGCTGCTCTTCGCTATTTATTGGCAAAGAAAGAAGCTAAGCCTCGGCTGATCCGGTGGATTCTACTTCTTCAAGAGTTTGATTTGGAGATAAAAGATAAAAAGGGTTCTAAGAATAGGGTGGCGGCTCACTTGAGTCGTCTTATTCGGGATGAAGATAATTTGCCCATAGAAGAAAAATTTTCGGATGAGCAACTCCTCGCCATGCAAGAATTTATTCCTTGGTATGCCGACATtgtaaactaccttgcttcaaagGAGTTACCAAGTGATCTCACACAAGCACAATGGAAAGATCAAGCATGATGCTCGCCACTACATATGGGATGAACCTTATCTTTGGAAGCATTGTACTGTTCAAATCATTCAAAGGTGTGTACCTGAATCTGAATTTCGTTCCATCCTTGCTTTTTGTCATGCTTATGCTTGTGGTGGACACTTTGGACCTAAGAGGACAGGTCGTAAGATATTTGACagtggtttctattggcccaCAATTTTCAAGGATTCTTATGCTTATTGCAAggcatgtgatcgttgtcaacgagttggtaatataacggccaaggatcaaatgcctcaaactcctattttaattcttgagatctttgatgtttggggtatggattTCATGGGACCGTTCCCATCCTCTTTTGGCtatgaatatattctattggcagtagactatgtgtctaaatgggtggaagcaattGCAACTAGAACAGATAATTCAAAAACAGTAGTGGATTTCATTCGCTCCAACATTTTTGTGCGTTTTGGTACACCTAAGGCTATACTTAGTGATCGAGGCactcatttttgtaacaagagTATAGAAGCATTGTTTTGACGCTATAGTGTAGCTCATAAGGTGATAGTTACttatcatccacaagccaacgggcaaGCGGAGGTTTCTAATCATGAAGTCAAATTGATTCTTGAGAAAACTGTAAATCCAAACCGGAAAGATTGGAGTACAAGGCTTGATGATGCCTTGTGGGCATATCGTACGACATATAAAACACCTATCGGTATGTCACCTTATCGGTTGGTGTATGGGAAGCCTTGCCATCTACCGGTGGAGCTAGAGCATAAGGCGTGGTGGGCTGTAAAGAAGTGTAACATGGACATGGTGGCTGTAGGACAACAAAGAATGCTTCAATTGCATGAGCTAGAAGAAATACGCAATGAAACATATGAGAGTTTGAGAATCTATAAGGAGAAAACCAAAGCTTTCATGATAAACATATTCTTCGGAAGAGTTTTGTGGAAGGTCAGAAAGTTCTCATGTATCACtctcgccttaaactttttcctgGGAAGTTGAAGTCTCGTTGGTTAGGTCCGTTCATTGTTACCAAGGTTTTTCCTCATGGAGCGGTAGAAGTTGTAAGTCCAAGTACCGAAAAGTCAttcaaggtgaatggtcagagattaAAGCCATATTATGAATCAATGGAGGAAGAACAAGCTGCGGTGATTCACCTCATTGACCCGGTATATGTTGATGAATGAAGCATTAAGTCGAGCTAGCGACGATAAACTTAGCTGCTTTGTAAATtagttttttttcattatttaaattgaacattatgtttttatttttgtttttgttgaggtaattttagtttaatttctGTACTTAgaaccgtgaaaatcgtgaaaaaaaaaatgaaaaaaaaatgaaaaagtttgaaaaaaaggGGAAAGGGACTTAGGCCGCGGcccttttatgaaaaaaaaaatgatgaggcTTCAGAGGCTTTGCAGGCCATGGCGCACCGTTTGCAAGCCGTGGCCTACAGATGGAATTTTAGCAATCAAGATTCGCAGGCCGCGGCACGTCTTCTGTAGGCCGCAACTCTTTTTCCAGAAAATTGCTTCAGGGCAATTCAGGCCGCGACACGTTTATGATAGGCCGCTGCACATGAGAGACATTTTCGAAAAAAAGGCGTCAGGTATTTTGCAGGCCGCGACACACCATTTGCAAGCCGCGGCCTACGATTTCAACCtctttttaattttaaaacaacTCCATATCATCATTTATCTAAACATCACCAAAAACCCTCAttcccctttcttctttttcccatCATTCTCATCACAAACCCCTCTCAATTCCTCCATTTCCCCTTGTTTCCATTACTCCATAAACACATCCCCATCTTAATTCCCCCATATCTCCATAAACACATCTCTACCTTAATTTCCCCACACTAATCCGAAATTCCCCACACTAATCTGAAATTCACACATTCTCTTTTGTTTGCTGCATTTCTTTcacatttcatatatataatccAAGAAGGTTTGCACTCACATTCATTAATTTCATCAAGTAAGTTTTTCtatgaaataaaatatttgttttgtTACTTGATTACTTGAAGTGTGGTGTATTTTGGAAATATTTGTGTGGTAGTTATTTTGGTAATCCATGTCCTTTGTATTACTTTGATTATTAATTCATGGGCATTCTGATTTTTTGGGAAGTTTTGCTTCATGGTATATAATTTGTTGGAGATGGTATTTTTATGCACTCTATGTGTTTGATAAAAAGTTTGTGAGGAATGGAGTATATGGTTGGTGTATGAGTGTTCTTGGGGTGAGTTAAAATTTGTTATGTAGGAGTTGAGTGATGCATTGTGTCACTTTGACCTTGGATTTGGGGGCATTTAAACTTTGGTATGGATTAATGTTGGCCATTGTGGTATTTTTCTCTTAATCTTTTAATGACTAACAATGGTGTTGTTGGGTTCttgttctttatttttctaatttttgaacAGCCATGGCTCCCAAGACAAATAGGAATCAAGCTTCTTCATCGACACCAATTCCATTCGATCCCCTAAAATTTG
This genomic interval from Humulus lupulus chromosome 8, drHumLupu1.1, whole genome shotgun sequence contains the following:
- the LOC133796258 gene encoding uncharacterized protein LOC133796258 is translated as MMLATTYGMNLIFGSIVLFKSFKGVYLNLNFVPSLLFVMLMLVVDTLDLRGQVVRYLTVVSIGPQFSRILMLIASVAHKVIVTYHPQANGQAEVSNHEVKLILEKTVNPNRKDWSTRLDDALWAYRTTYKTPIGMSPYRLVYGKPCHLPVELEHKAWWAVKKCNMDMVAVGQQRMLQLHELEEIRNETYESLRIYKEKTKAFMINIFFGRVLWKVFPHGAVEVVSPSTEKSFKVNGQRLKPYYESMEEEQAAVIHLIDPVYVDE